The following DNA comes from Cellulophaga sp. HaHa_2_95.
TTTATCATAACAGTTTTGCTATTTTCTAACTGAATTTTAAACTAATTATAACAGTCAATTCTTGATTAGAAGATTCAAGTATTTTAACTTCACTAAAAAATCAAGGATATGAATTTAAAAGATAAAGTAGTTTATATAACAGGAGGATCAAAAGGTATTGGTTATGGTACTGCAAAAGTATTACTAGCAGCTGGTATGAAAGTAGCTATTAGTGGTAGAACTTTAGCATCTGTGGAAGATGCGGCGAAGAGTTTGGGAACTAATTCTAATGTCTTGGCTTTAGAGTCTGACGTTACAAAACATGTAGATGAAGAGAAAGCGGTAGCCACCATTCTTGCTAAATGGGGGCAATTAGATGTGGTCTTAGCAAATGCTGGAGTTGGTAATTTTGCCCCTGTAGATAAGATGACAGAGGAGGAGTGGCACCAAATGATTAATACTAATTTAAATGGTGTTTTTCATACGCTAAAAGCTTCTGTAGAGGCATTGAAAAAATCAGAAGGGTATTATATTACCTTGGCTAGTTTAGCAGGAACCAATTTTTTTGCCAATGGCGCAGGGTACAATGCCACTAAATTTGGAGTAGTGGGCTTTACACAAGCGGCCATGTTAGATTTAAGGCAATATGGCATTAA
Coding sequences within:
- a CDS encoding SDR family oxidoreductase, which translates into the protein MNLKDKVVYITGGSKGIGYGTAKVLLAAGMKVAISGRTLASVEDAAKSLGTNSNVLALESDVTKHVDEEKAVATILAKWGQLDVVLANAGVGNFAPVDKMTEEEWHQMINTNLNGVFHTLKASVEALKKSEGYYITLASLAGTNFFANGAGYNATKFGVVGFTQAAMLDLRQYGIKVSTIMPGSVASEFNNHVPSKDDAWKIQPEDIGELVLDVLKMNPRTLPSKIEVRPTRPDLK